Proteins from one Triticum aestivum cultivar Chinese Spring chromosome 7A, IWGSC CS RefSeq v2.1, whole genome shotgun sequence genomic window:
- the LOC123152070 gene encoding alpha carbonic anhydrase 7 isoform X2 has product MRGRKKVVGHRSSARAHSEDEFSYRSGRDNSPDRWGLLRSDWAACYWGRLQSPIRVPGPGPVAGPRNGRLACTYRSSPATLVNRGHDIMVRFDGNAGSLVLDGVSYRLRQMHWHSPSEHALNGSRYDLELHMLHQSDKASNKYAVVAQLFQIGEHRDEILHMLEPFIERITDRRKGYEEEIDYEVDPRRPVRGSDTFYRYTGSFTTPPCTEGIAWAVATKVRHVSRHQVELLKDAVHDHARRNARPLQEANGRGIALYDSWPRSGPGN; this is encoded by the exons ATGCGCGGGCGCAAGAAAGTGGTAGGCCATCGATCGAGCGCACGCGCAC ACAGCGAGGATGAGTTCAGCTACCGGAGCGGCCGGGACAACAGCCCGGACCGGTGGGGCCTCCTCCGGTCGGACTGGGCGGCCTGCTACTGGGGCCGGCTGCAGTCCCCGATCCGCGTCCCGGGCCCCGGCCCGGTCGCCGGCCCCCGCAACGGCCGCCTCGCCTGCACCTACCGCTCCTCGCCGGCCACCCTGGTGAACCGCGGGCACGACATCATGGTGAGGTTCGACGGCAACGCGGGGTCCCTGGTGCTGGACGGCGTCTCGTACCGGCTCCGGCAGATGCACTGGCACTCCCCCAGCGAGCACGCGCTAAACGGGAGCCGGTACGACCTGGAGCTGCACATGCTCCACCAGAGCGACAAGGCGAGCAACAAGTACGCCGTCGTCGCGCAGCTCTTCCAGATCGGGGAGCACCGCGACGAGATCCTGCACATG CTGGAGCCGTTCATCGAGAGGATCACGGACAGGAGGAAGGGGTACGAGGAGGAGATCGACTACGAGGTGGACCCGAGGAGGCCCGTGAGGGGGAGCGACACGTTCTACAGGTACACGGGCTCCTTCACCACGCCGCCGTGCACCGAGGGCATCGCCTGGGCGGTGGCCACCAAGGTGCGGCATGTGTCGCGTCACCAGGTGGAGCTGCTCAAAGACGCCGTCCACGAC CATGCCAGGAGGAACGCTCGGCCGCTCCAGGAGGCCAACGGCAGGGGCATCGCCCTGTACGACAGCTGGCCTCGTTCCGGCCCCGGGAATTAA
- the LOC123152070 gene encoding alpha carbonic anhydrase 7 isoform X1, protein MAGSSARAAAPIVPTVVFVFLLLLPLSAVRHARAQESDSEDEFSYRSGRDNSPDRWGLLRSDWAACYWGRLQSPIRVPGPGPVAGPRNGRLACTYRSSPATLVNRGHDIMVRFDGNAGSLVLDGVSYRLRQMHWHSPSEHALNGSRYDLELHMLHQSDKASNKYAVVAQLFQIGEHRDEILHMLEPFIERITDRRKGYEEEIDYEVDPRRPVRGSDTFYRYTGSFTTPPCTEGIAWAVATKVRHVSRHQVELLKDAVHDHARRNARPLQEANGRGIALYDSWPRSGPGN, encoded by the exons ATGGCTGGGAGCAgcgccagggcggccgcccccatcGTCCCCACCGTCGTCTTCGTCTTCTTGCTGCTTCTTCCTCTCTCCGCCGTCCGCCATGCGCGGGCGCAAGAAAGTG ACAGCGAGGATGAGTTCAGCTACCGGAGCGGCCGGGACAACAGCCCGGACCGGTGGGGCCTCCTCCGGTCGGACTGGGCGGCCTGCTACTGGGGCCGGCTGCAGTCCCCGATCCGCGTCCCGGGCCCCGGCCCGGTCGCCGGCCCCCGCAACGGCCGCCTCGCCTGCACCTACCGCTCCTCGCCGGCCACCCTGGTGAACCGCGGGCACGACATCATGGTGAGGTTCGACGGCAACGCGGGGTCCCTGGTGCTGGACGGCGTCTCGTACCGGCTCCGGCAGATGCACTGGCACTCCCCCAGCGAGCACGCGCTAAACGGGAGCCGGTACGACCTGGAGCTGCACATGCTCCACCAGAGCGACAAGGCGAGCAACAAGTACGCCGTCGTCGCGCAGCTCTTCCAGATCGGGGAGCACCGCGACGAGATCCTGCACATG CTGGAGCCGTTCATCGAGAGGATCACGGACAGGAGGAAGGGGTACGAGGAGGAGATCGACTACGAGGTGGACCCGAGGAGGCCCGTGAGGGGGAGCGACACGTTCTACAGGTACACGGGCTCCTTCACCACGCCGCCGTGCACCGAGGGCATCGCCTGGGCGGTGGCCACCAAGGTGCGGCATGTGTCGCGTCACCAGGTGGAGCTGCTCAAAGACGCCGTCCACGAC CATGCCAGGAGGAACGCTCGGCCGCTCCAGGAGGCCAACGGCAGGGGCATCGCCCTGTACGACAGCTGGCCTCGTTCCGGCCCCGGGAATTAA
- the LOC123148247 gene encoding heavy metal-associated isoprenylated plant protein 26-like, with product MGFLEALSGLCRSCPAPLTRGHLQKGRQLETVEMKVRIDCEGCVSKIRKTLEGMDGVTGVDVVPRENRVTVTGYVDAAKVMRRVARKTGKRVEPWPYVPYDVVAHPYAPGAYDKRAPAGYVRDVMANPGGANASFARATSTETRYTGAFSDENPNAACAIM from the coding sequence ATGGGGTTCCTGGAGGCCCTGTCGGGGCTGTGCCGGTCGTGCCCGGCCCCCCTCACGCGCGGCCACCTGCAGAAGGGGCGGCAGCTGGAGACGGTGGAGATGAAGGTCCGGATCGACTGCGAGGGGTGCGTGAGCAAGATCCGCAAGACGCTGGAGGGGATGGACGGCGTCACCGGCGTCGACGTCGTCCCCAGGGAGAACAGGGTGACCGTCACCGGCTACGTCGACGCCGCCAAGGTGATGCGCCGCGTCGCGCGCAAGACCGGCAAGCGCGTCGAGCCGTGGCCCTACGTGCCCTACGACGTCGTCGCGCACCCCTACGCGCCCGGCGCCTACGACAAGAGGGCGCCCGCCGGGTACGTCCGCGACGTCATGGCCAACCCCGGCGGCGCGAACGCGTCCttcgcgcgcgccacctccaccgagACTAGGTACACCGGGGCCTTCTCCGACGAGAACCCCAACGCGGCGTGCGCGATCATGTAG